The Megalobrama amblycephala isolate DHTTF-2021 linkage group LG1, ASM1881202v1, whole genome shotgun sequence genome segment AAAGCAAATTTCCAATGAAGACTAATCACATGGACTGCCCCCGACTATAGATTTTTCCTAGTCAACTAGTAGTCATTCATTTAAGCCAACAGTTGACTAAGAATATTATATGTAACATTGCTAACATTGTTCTACATTACAAAGAAATACCAATCCATAACATTGAgccttaaaaatataaattaagcactcaagcgcacacataaagctttttacttgtctggaaaaaaacaaaaaaaaaaaagaaagagactgtctgaacattttaataatttattaataaactagtgATTACTGAGTCATTGTTGGCTGCAAAGATTGATAATGCTGAATCGCCATCTCTGCAGTATAGAGAGAAATGGACATTTCACacagattacataatcagataatatttgtttttgatttgaattggttaatttaaaagtagacatttctcGTCTCTGAGTTTCAGTTAATTTTTGTGACGCGCTTCAGTGAACGGAGACTGACGTGGCAGAAAGCGCACagtctgttttctttattttacaaaagcaaaactttttttttgttattgtaagTGAACACGaataaaagtagaccctttACAGTTTTGAATCTTTACAGACTCTTATCTGTATGTCTAttatctgtaaaaatgacagattatttttttaagttcttTCCGCTGTTATCAGGAAAAAAATACTGCGGTTGGATATGCACCAATAATAGAGCATTTACCCAGGTTAACATTAGAGCAAGCAGCCATGTAAAGTAGCAAACGTTAGGCTAACTACTTgcatgtttcaaatgataagccaCAGTTAGGTTGATGAATGATAGGGGAACATTTGGATTTTTTGCCCGGCATACTGCAATTACCACATGGACCAGCTGTTACGATTGGTCTGTCAGAGACTCTGTAAATTCACCACTTCCTGTAGATAATTTTTTTGCGAGTATCCGACTAATTAAAATTTGGTCAACTAAGCCTCTTCTTGTTGACTAACGTTTggtcgactattagggggcagccctactAATCACCATTCAGTATGCAAATATTACCATGCCATCACTAGTATAAGCTTCTCACCTCCTGCCATTCTAGAACTCCACTCCATGCCACAATCTTGTTGGCAACGCCCTGCTGTGCCCCAGCCTGAGGTGCAGGAACAGCAGTCTGAAAAATACGAATATATTGAAAGGGCAAGAGCATGATGGAAAGTAAGAATCCAAATGAAACACAGAAATACAATTCTCAAGTCTGACCATGCCAGGCTGAGTTGGTGGAGGCGTCTGCTGACTGTTGGGCTGCTGCTGAGCAGCCTGAGGAGGTTGCTGGTTGGGTGCGGGCGGGCCTGGTGGTGGGACTTGTGGTTGCTGTTGTGGCTGCTGAGGTTGTTGCTGTGTTAACACTGGCGGTGACACTGTGGTAACTGTAGATAGGCTGGGTTTACCTCCTGATGGGAGAACTGGTGGTTGGCTGAAAGGAGGTGTTGGCATTTGAGGAactgcaaacaaaacaaaacaactcaGTAAAATGCTGTTTCAAATACAGAAAATAGGTGAAGCAGGAACACAGCAGAAGATCCAAGAAGCATAAATACAATTTGACTCACATCGACTCTTCTGCTGCTGATTTGCAGCTTCTAACGCCTTCTGTGCTGCATCATGGGCCGCGTTTAGAGAGGGATTCTATgggaagagagagtgagagtgagagtgagagtgtttgtgtgtgtgtgtataacaGAAGCACAACATTCATGAGGCCTTATCATTAGTGTGCACAGCCTCTTTGAAAACAAAGCCAGATCTTTCTTCAGAGTACAAATGCATTCATGCACATCTCATCTACCACTTAGATCTATTCAAATGAGATTATAACAGCAGTTAGTCTTAATCTTAAGAATCAAAATGAGGCTCTGTATGCTGAAAATTGCCAATAATGTCCCTCCAATTAGGCACAGAAAGGTTCAGAATGAGTAGACGGAGATCAGCCTGTTATTGAGATAAGCGCTCTGATTATTCTACATCACTGAAGCAATGAGACAGACAGAGCCAAAAATTAACCTTTTACCTCACCTGCCAATGGTAAGTCAACTGAGACAATTAACCGCTTATTAAAATGGCATACATTTTTGTTGTCCCAATTTTCCCTGCCTGTGGCAAACAGTGCAGATTAGCATCTTCTTGGATCTGAACAATTTGAGATCGACCATGATTTTGTTACTCATATTTTCAATTTGctggcctatatatatatatatatatatatatatatatatacacacacattatatatccCCAATCTTAGTGTATATGTAATAAGTAATATAATTCTATTAATTTCCATTAACTGTCACACACCTGGAATGGAAGGGCTGTACTCATCTGAGGAGGAGTCTGGGCTACAGTGCCCAGTGGAGAATGGGACACAGGTGGCAAGACAGGTTTAAGGGAGACTGGACCAGAACCTCCTCCAGGAGCAActggacacacacaaacatgtaaCAAAGCATTAACCAGAGCAAATCTAATACTATAGGGGTCTAATgatatatcaatatattatgatataaaattGTGACAATATGTATCAGTGATGTGAACGATATGTATTGCAATATAGAGTTAGTTTTATCCAAGACACATTCTCATGTCAGATTTTCGTTCAACTTTCatgcacaaattaagatattcttTTAAgaaacctgagagatttctgtccctccatttaaAGACCATTCCCCTAAAACCAAAAAAGGTCATAAAGGCATTGTAAAAATAATCAGTCAAACGTTTTAAGTCTTCTGAAGactatatgatgaacagatttactGATCAACGCACATACTGTAGTAAACACAGACATTCAAATGTGTGCCTACTGGACGAGTGAGAACGACATGAAATGAAGagtttttggatgaactaaccctttaaagtttggGAACAGTCATTTTGACACACTTTGCAGTTAGAACTGTGATTGACTGTATTGATCATCTGAAGCACATACGTGCTGGAGCAGCACTCCTCAAATTGAAAGCACAGACatcatttaaatttacaaagCACAAGTATACTAggtgagaatttttttttttttttttttacagtttcagTGACACTAGTACATTAAACTATTATATACAATGTTGAAcataatgcataataatgcattacgggaatatttgtgggtcctgataatgccaaatgtctgATTTTACCAGTGAAAAAGGACctacaatattttaaatgtacgtAGTCAGTGACAGAGCAAACATACACAAACCATACAAAATTCAgtattttcagcttcagaatcatgaatatttttattctggtgtcaccaTTTCCCTGTGCACTGGGGACCAGGACCAAGTCCAAGCCTcataccaaatttagcattttaatcaacagttCATTTTTGTTAACTTTTTATCATATGtctaaaaagtaataattataaaaaaccttggcttaaaaaaaaaaaaaagtattaaagcaTTGCTATATGTATCGTATTGTGAGTTCAGTATCGTGAATTGTACGAATCATGACATGAGCGCATTGTTACACTcctaaataatacaataaaatactaCTTTAGCTCATATTCTGCCATGTGCCAAAAGCAGTCTGTCCATCTGATGCCACTGTTGAGGTTATACCACAGcacattcataaacacatcaaGACAAGTGTCTTTCTTACCAGGAAGTGCAATGCCCCTGACTAACACCATGTGAAAGGGGTCTTGACTGTAGTCTGGGTGTGAGGATTCTGGTGCACCTGCTACTGAGGATGCTCGTTCAAAAAGAGATCGAAGAGCTGGAAGTTTCCTTGGGGCAATTACAGAAAAATGGATCCCCCGCtacagccaaaaaaataaaaaaataaaaattattataaattcatTAACTACATATGAGAAACAGACAACACATTCTATAAATAAATGGCTGATCTTAAAATTTGGCAGGACTACacaatggaaaaataacatataTTGTAGACTATACATTGCATTACAGGGTCTATCATTACAACATCACTCTCACAAATAGAAATAACTTATTAAACAGGCAGATGCAGTGCAGACTCACATCACGAATGATCTGGACCAGGCTGTCTGCGGTGCAGCCTGTATAGCTGACGCTCTCCACAGCTGGTAGTAAGTATGGAGGAGAAttacacagcaacacacaaaccTTGTGGGTCTGACCGCTGAAGAGAGAAACAATagttaagtttaaaaaaaaaaaaaaaaacacacattgcGGTCCCCAGCCTGTTTACATACAATTGgtcttttataaaatggtgCGTGTGATGCATTGTCATAAGTTTAGTATGGCAAACAAAATCTGCTTGTATGAATGTAGAAATAAGACGACAGCAGAATTTTGACTCCACAGAACCAGTTTAAGAACTCACATTTGCTCCCTCATCTTTTTGAAGTCGTCAAAGAGCTGTAGGGCCACGGAAAGACCCTCAGCTATGAGACTGCAGCTCTCTGCTCCGCCTCCCATGAATCTGTGCAAAAAGCATCAGAGTAAAAGTTAAAACAGGAAAATCTTTAAAGCAGACATACACCCATAACTAAGAGCTCATCTAAGCATGCAAGAGCACACTTTAATCTCAGAGTTCCTATCATAAAATGCAAATATGATGGAATCACAGAAGCCCTTACTGAATGCTGTCAATCCAAGAGACAAACTCGAAAGCGGAGCTGGTTGGAGCGTGGCACTGGACGTAGGATTCTGGAGCACAGTCCACTGTGTTGAAGACCACCAGTCCATACTGAGTGCCACCATACTGAAAAAGGAAAAAGATCATCAGATGTGATATCTGAAATGACAGCAGTAATGTTAAGTGAAAGTGTAAACAGACTCATCCAACTCACATCTCCTCCAAAATCAGTTTCAGCAGGTGGTCCTCCATTAAAATACCTGAGATCATACAAAGTAGGTTGGTAAAGAAGTCTAACAAACGTCAGCATGGATAAACAGGTGACGACTCTTACTCTATAGTCGGCAGTATGTAATTCTTCCGAAGGGATTCAAAATATGGACCAAGGTTTGCAGTTCCCTCTATGACAAACACTACATCTGACACCTGATTCAACCCAGACTTGGAGGTGGGGTCCATATGGGTCACCTTGGGTCTACAACCAAGACAAACATTAGATCAATATGAAACATTTgctgtaaatattaaataatctaTATAATATGTCATTATTGTAGTGCACTTGccctttaatgtgtttaaagtgACTACTGACTGTAAAGTATAtgttatttattgttatattattatcatGTCTATTCTTAAAGTTAGGGCACCGAACCATGACATACACATTTGCTGCGTCTCAATTCCTATTGAAACgccaataaagacatttttaatgattcaATCCGTGTCAAAACAGATTGACAGCCTCATtttggctatatatatatatatatatatatatatatatatatatatatatatatatatttttttttttttttttttttttttttctcatccaattaaacagtaaattcgtttaaatataatgcaaataCAAATGAACTAAAACATACAATCTGACAACACACATTTAAGTCCTAGCATGTTAGTTAGCCGTTATCCTCAAATGCTAATTTAGCTCGTGTGCCTTACCTGCTAGTAATTAGTAGATCTGACTTTTAATGAGAATAAAACGGACTGATACAGTCATTGATATTGATTATATGCACACCAGCCGCCTTTAGTTGTATTTTGAAAGCTTCATCTGAACGTTCATGTAGATCCTAATGACAACAAATATCTGGATTTACGCTCGGCAATCGACAATCCGGTCTGGTCTTAGATCCGGAAAATGACTGGGTTGGTGAATGGATTTATGAGTGATCGATTCTTACACCAAGAGTACGTACATTTCAAACCaacctaaaaataaaactatgcatccatcaaaaaatatccatccatccattatttCACACCGCTTGTTCTATGTATGGGAGCAGGAATGCTGGAGCATACGAATGCGTATTTATTACCCTACTTGGTTTTAATTTGCACCTTTTGTTATGAActctattttgttttattattattattattattattattattattattattatatagtgGGTCTCATCTTAAATCTTAagttaaattatgttaaattatgGTATTTTATAAGTTTTAATGAAGTACGTAGTGCTTTTTGTAATGCTTTTTCATTGTAAAGCACTTTAAGATGCATTTCTTGTTTGAAtggtgctatatatatatacagtcaaaccacaatttattcagacaccttgaacatttcattcattaatacagtttattcactatagttaaaaaaaaatggtaataaaatatgacaagttaaactgtgtcagaaaaaaattatcttaattatgtcagataacacttaagcaaaacatggtcaggtcaaagtgtctgaataatttttggttccaaatttttagcaattttactggtagtccactgtatgaagaatttttggtatgtcacagtttactttattttgctatcctcacttacataaatgaactatagtgtcctaaaaatataccaaaaatataaaaaaatgattgaataatttttggtttgactgtatatatatatatatatatatatatatatatatatatatatatatatatatatataaagggtTTCTAATGGGCGTTACATTATTGtacttaattattatttaattaatataaacatagactatataattataataataataataattattattattattattattattggggGCATACAACGGTTTTTAAATTTAAGAGCAATCATCTAAGTAAACAGTAGATGTCACCAAAGTCAAGCATCTAAAAATAGACAATATACTGCGtaactgtgttttgtttttgtccaaTCACATTGCAGGAGGACTCTAAATTACTGTCCTGTTTAACCCTTATGTTAGGCCTACACAGAGTCAGTTCAGTCTCTGAATAGGCCTATCAGAAAGGAGGAGACAGGTAAGTTATTGGAGAAAGAATCATGTTTTTAGGTCGGTGTGCAACCTGTTTCCTGTCCCCGTTGCTCTTTACTGCAAGAATGTGCATAATTACTCAGACGGCCCTGAGCGACCCAACCTGCTGTCAAATGAGAACGGCGTGCCACGAGCTAAGTGGCCCTGAGGCTCTCGCGCGCTCTCGTGTTCGCTCTTATTCCAACAATAGAATTCATTCTCCAGCGAGCACCAAAGAGCATCAAGTCATCATGTTTAAAACCTCCCATACAAACAATGCTCTGAATCAGTTTAACCCATTTAAAGCTATTCTCTTACAACCCCTGGCTGACTTCCTTTGCTTTTCACGGTCAGTAAACAGAAGAGGGCCCCTAGGGTTAGTTATGATTGTCCGGAACTTAGGGCCAGTGTCCTGTGTCCAAATATGAGATTTTTTTAGAGATGCATTTATGTGCTCTATTCCACATCCTTCTCCAGGGAGTTTTCTTTTGTGGAGTGGCACAATTTTGGAGGATTTAGCTCAGCTCTGTGATGTAAGGTGGCCGGATTAGACCACATTAAACTGCAGAAAAGACAAATCCACTGATAATCTTTACTTCATATATTAATTGACAGCATCACACAGCCCAAATATTGACTGTATTGACTAATTTcaatatacagtagtcaacatttgaagtggatcaaaacctttcatcaaagttgtcctaaaaacttcttttttgatccacttcaatgttgactactgtagtaaaacatgattaatatataattattatttattataaggtTGCCTATATGATCACAACCTAAAACATGTTTCTGCCCCTTAGATAAATAGCAAAATAATAGGCTACATTTATGATTTACAGAAGAACTtactgcatgaaaaaaaaaaaaaaaaaaaaaacagttcaaaggtttggggttagCAAAAAATGTAtaagtaatattgttaaatgtttttacagtttaaaataaatattttgtgatttcagAGCTGcacatcattacttcagtgcCACAAGGTCCTACAGAAATCACTCAAATATGattatttggtgctcaagaaacatgtcttatcacagttaaaaaaaacagctgatatatatatatatatatatatatatatatatatatatatatatatatatatatatatatatatatatttttttttttttttttttttttgcaggattTTGATGTATAGAACATTTAAAAGCACagctttttattaaaaatgtggaAATAATGTAAACGTTATTACtgttaatgcatctttgctgaacaaaagtattaatttatacaTATGATTCTCAACTATCTTATGACagatataacaaaatatgtgtGTACACATGGCCATAAATGGGCAATCCTATTCTATATAATGTATCATACACTGTATCTCATTTGCATATTATGTATTCTTGGGGcaacatgtaatgaaaaaagaagtgtaataatgggaGTAATAACTTAGCAGCATTTTCATAAGAAGTTCTCATATTTCAGcggaatattgatatataatttcttaCCCTATTCACTTGTTGTGTCTCCTAAAATGCCTGATTAACATGCTGTAAGTCCTCATGTCCTCTACAGAGGACGTCTATAAAATCGATGCCCTGTCTAGTAACAGAGAGTCATATTCTGATTTGAAACCCTAAAACCCTGAAACCCTTatgtttatttgaaaattagtcatatttaaataattaaaaatatatatttccatAAGAGTGGCAAACTCGATTATTCAGTCAATGTCGGTCATTTTAAAGACCAAGGAGAGGTAGTTTTCATGGtgaaatctatatatatatatatatatatatatatatatatatatatatatagttggtAGGCCTCTTCCGTCTTCCTGTTCCTAGAACACCGCAGCGGATGAGTTGATTTTAGGTGAATTTCCTTTTTGTTATTATAGTATATGAGCAGATAAAGGGGGGAACCTATTGTAATGAATAAGGTGGCCCAtaattcttttttatttgtgcTGCACACATGAATGTAGATGCTCTTGTGCATCATTAATGATTTATGTTGTGGAAAATGTACCTTAGAAAATTCACATTATTTGCCTCATTTGAAATTTCCTcccaattaaaaaaaagaaacatgcaTGCAAATTTGCTGTTGTTTCTTGAGATGCTCGCTTTCGTGTGTCTTTTAATAATAGTACAATGTATGTCACTATGTATGTAACTATCAGCTCTTCTGCATCACCCTAGGCATTTACGCAGTCCACTTATCAAAATCACACAAAATGTTGTCTTGTTTCTGGATGTCCGACATTATTCTCAGGAGAGGTGTCCTCCAGGTGGCACTGATTAAAACACGCAGCCCTTACTGGTCCTCTCTGCTGGGAGACAGGAGCCATCTGGAACTCACAACAGGCGGCCAGAGCGTACAGTACACGCCCAAATACATACCACCACTATCTGGGTCACTGGGACTACAATAGTTTGTCTCCAAGGTACATTTCACAGGGCAGAGGTGAGGAAAAACAGGTGCGTGCTCATGTACACATGCAACACCCAAATACCACTACATTAGACTAATATTTTCCCAGAATATTCATGGTTGTCATTACAAAAAtgaatctcaattttgaaatggaTGTCTCCTTTCCCTGAGGCTGTGAAAATGAACATAGCATTCTCCATTACACTCACAGCTATTAGCAGTAATGATAATTGCACCATGTTACTAATTTCagtctatcttttttttttcacagtgatAAAAACAGCTCTACACCATGCCTGCTCCTCAAGTTTTTCTCTTctgatctctctctctatccCCCATCTCTCTTTCAGCTCAGTGAGCCGGGTGAAATATCTTTCTgactaaatgatttttttgcactgtgggaACGTTGCCATGGAGACTGCGCCTCCCCCGACCCCCACcgctcagtgtgtgtgtgtgtgtgtgtgtgtgtattggggAATGGGTAGTTGTGCTAACTGGCATGTCCTCACCTCAGCAGTGTCTTCGGCTGTGCGGTTCTCATGCTGCTCTCACAGTGCCTATGTGTTGAAGATGCATGTCTTAGTGTGAGTGTATCATCTCATTTCTCTTTTGTTCACCTATGCAATATTCTTATTACACACTCTGCACGACATCCTTGAATATTTCATGCTCAAAACAAGCTCTGTCAACaacatttgtggcataatgttaatgttaagcTGTAATTTTTATGGTTATTTTAGTGTTAAGGTTCTGTCACATTagcaacatttttacaaaat includes the following:
- the med25 gene encoding mediator of RNA polymerase II transcription subunit 25 isoform X2 gives rise to the protein MDPTSKSGLNQVSDVVFVIEGTANLGPYFESLRKNYILPTIEYFNGGPPAETDFGGDYGGTQYGLVVFNTVDCAPESYVQCHAPTSSAFEFVSWIDSIQFMGGGAESCSLIAEGLSVALQLFDDFKKMREQIGQTHKVCVLLCNSPPYLLPAVESVSYTGCTADSLVQIIRDRGIHFSVIAPRKLPALRSLFERASSVAGAPESSHPDYSQDPFHMVLVRGIALPVAPGGGSGPVSLKPVLPPVSHSPLGTVAQTPPQMSTALPFQNPSLNAAHDAAQKALEAANQQQKSRFPQMPTPPFSQPPVLPSGGKPSLSTVTTVSPPVLTQQQPQQPQQQPQVPPPGPPAPNQQPPQAAQQQPNSQQTPPPTQPGMTAVPAPQAGAQQGVANKIVAWSGVLEWQEPKASSMDSNTKLTRSLPCQVQVSQGENLNTDQWPQKLIMQLIPQQLLTTLGPLFRNSRMVQFLFTNKDMESLKGLYRIMTNGFAGCVHFPHSAPCEVRVLMLLYSSRKRIFMGLIPNDQSGFVNGIRQVITNHKQVQQHRSMQPGQVPPNQNFLNRPPGPIPVTHGNVQQQSVVVGLPSVSQVTLMEDQQRQNNMLRAAATANQQPPVSGAPPNQVAQAQAQAPGGMLRLPNPGANPQLRSLLLSQQPQGGMQGMQGMHPIQQMVHPAPGGGAQMQAQWRQPHQGPLMIPTGPRGPVAQNPGMPPVSSVMEDEILMDLI
- the med25 gene encoding mediator of RNA polymerase II transcription subunit 25 isoform X3 codes for the protein MDPTSKSGLNQVSDVVFVIEGTANLGPYFESLRKNYILPTIEYFNGGPPAETDFGGDYGGTQYGLVVFNTVDCAPESYVQCHAPTSSAFEFVSWIDSIQFMGGGAESCSLIAEGLSVALQLFDDFKKMREQIGQTHKVCVLLCNSPPYLLPAVESVSYTGCTADSLVQIIRDRGIHFSVIAPRKLPALRSLFERASSVAGAPESSHPDYSQDPFHMVLVRGIALPVAPGGGSGPVSLKPVLPPVSHSPLGTVAQTPPQMSTALPFQNPSLNAAHDAAQKALEAANQQQKSRFPQMPTPPFSQPPVLPSGGKPSLSTVTTVSPPVLTQQQPQQPQQQPQVPPPGPPAPNQQPPQAAQQQPNSQQTPPPTQPGMTAVPAPQAGAQQGVANKIVAWSGVLEWQEKPKASSMDSNTKLTRSLPCQVQVSQGENLNTDQWPQKLIMQLIPQQLLTTLGPLFRNSRMVQFLFTNKDMESLKGLYRIMTNGFAGCVHFPHSAPCEVRVLMLLYSSRKRIFMGLIPNDQSGFVNGIRQVITNHKQVQQHRSMQPGQVPPNQNFLNRPPGPIPVTHGNVQQQSVVVGLPSVSQVTLMEDQQRQNNMLRAAATANQQPPVSGAPPNQVAQAQAQAPGGMLRLPNPGANPQLRSLLLSQQPGGMQGMQGMHPIQQMVHPAPGGGAQMQAQWRQPHQGPLMIPTGPRGPVAQNPGMPPVSSVMEDEILMDLI
- the med25 gene encoding mediator of RNA polymerase II transcription subunit 25 isoform X1, producing MDPTSKSGLNQVSDVVFVIEGTANLGPYFESLRKNYILPTIEYFNGGPPAETDFGGDYGGTQYGLVVFNTVDCAPESYVQCHAPTSSAFEFVSWIDSIQFMGGGAESCSLIAEGLSVALQLFDDFKKMREQIGQTHKVCVLLCNSPPYLLPAVESVSYTGCTADSLVQIIRDRGIHFSVIAPRKLPALRSLFERASSVAGAPESSHPDYSQDPFHMVLVRGIALPVAPGGGSGPVSLKPVLPPVSHSPLGTVAQTPPQMSTALPFQNPSLNAAHDAAQKALEAANQQQKSRFPQMPTPPFSQPPVLPSGGKPSLSTVTTVSPPVLTQQQPQQPQQQPQVPPPGPPAPNQQPPQAAQQQPNSQQTPPPTQPGMTAVPAPQAGAQQGVANKIVAWSGVLEWQEKPKASSMDSNTKLTRSLPCQVQVSQGENLNTDQWPQKLIMQLIPQQLLTTLGPLFRNSRMVQFLFTNKDMESLKGLYRIMTNGFAGCVHFPHSAPCEVRVLMLLYSSRKRIFMGLIPNDQSGFVNGIRQVITNHKQVQQHRSMQPGQVPPNQNFLNRPPGPIPVTHGNVQQQSVVVGLPSVSQVTLMEDQQRQNNMLRAAATANQQPPVSGAPPNQVAQAQAQAPGGMLRLPNPGANPQLRSLLLSQQPQGGMQGMQGMHPIQQMVHPAPGGGAQMQAQWRQPHQGPLMIPTGPRGPVAQNPGMPPVSSVMEDEILMDLI
- the med25 gene encoding mediator of RNA polymerase II transcription subunit 25 isoform X4 yields the protein MDPTSKSGLNQVSDVVFVIEGTANLGPYFESLRKNYILPTIEYFNGGPPAETDFGGDYGGTQYGLVVFNTVDCAPESYVQCHAPTSSAFEFVSWIDSIQFMGGGAESCSLIAEGLSVALQLFDDFKKMREQIGQTHKVCVLLCNSPPYLLPAVESVSYTGCTADSLVQIIRDRGIHFSVIAPRKLPALRSLFERASSVAGAPESSHPDYSQDPFHMVLVRGIALPVAPGGGSGPVSLKPVLPPVSHSPLGTVAQTPPQMSTALPFQNPSLNAAHDAAQKALEAANQQQKSRFPQMPTPPFSQPPVLPSGGKPSLSTVTTVSPPVLTQQQPQQPQQQPQVPPPGPPAPNQQPPQAAQQQPNSQQTPPPTQPGMTAVPAPQAGAQQGVANKIVAWSGVLEWQEKPKASSMDSNTKLTRSLPCQVQVSQGENLNTDQWPQKLIMQLIPQQLLTTLGPLFRNSRMVQFLFTNKDMESLKGLYRIMTNGFAGCVHFPHSAPCEVRVLMLLYSSRKRIFMGLIPNDQSGFVNGIRQVITNHKQVQQHRSMQPGQVPPNQNFLNRPPGPIPVTHGNVQQQLRAAATANQQPPVSGAPPNQVAQAQAQAPGGMLRLPNPGANPQLRSLLLSQQPQGGMQGMQGMHPIQQMVHPAPGGGAQMQAQWRQPHQGPLMIPTGPRGPVAQNPGMPPVSSVMEDEILMDLI